A section of the Streptomyces sp. V3I8 genome encodes:
- a CDS encoding MerR family transcriptional regulator, with amino-acid sequence MATDIEGAALTVDELAARAGVTVRTVRFYSTRGLLPPPVIGPRRVGHYGQDHLSRLALIEELQRQGMTLAGIERYLQQLPDGLSAQDLAIHRAVVASWAPDAAQEMDRAELERRAGRPLGEGDLDRLAAMGVLREAAGPDLYRVDLGLLRLGVQLLDVPMAHETILAARTVMVKHTRAAARELSVLFRDEVSGHESVEAVKDLSASMQPLVVQALLTTFQRSLNEELREWLTGP; translated from the coding sequence ATGGCGACGGACATCGAGGGGGCGGCGCTCACCGTCGACGAGCTGGCCGCGCGGGCCGGTGTGACGGTGCGGACCGTCCGGTTCTACAGCACCAGGGGGCTGTTGCCGCCGCCCGTCATCGGGCCGCGGCGTGTGGGGCACTACGGCCAGGACCACCTGTCGCGGCTCGCGCTCATCGAGGAGCTGCAGCGGCAGGGGATGACGCTGGCCGGGATCGAGCGCTATCTGCAGCAGTTGCCGGACGGGCTCAGCGCCCAGGACCTGGCCATCCACCGGGCCGTGGTCGCCTCCTGGGCGCCCGACGCCGCGCAGGAGATGGACCGGGCCGAGCTGGAGCGCCGGGCGGGGCGGCCGCTCGGCGAGGGGGACCTGGACCGGCTCGCCGCGATGGGCGTCCTGCGGGAGGCGGCCGGACCGGACCTGTACCGGGTGGATCTGGGGCTGCTGCGGCTCGGCGTGCAGCTGCTCGACGTGCCGATGGCGCACGAGACGATCCTCGCCGCGCGCACGGTGATGGTGAAGCACACCCGCGCCGCGGCCCGTGAACTCTCCGTGCTGTTCCGGGACGAGGTGTCCGGGCACGAGTCGGTCGAGGCCGTGAAGGATCTGTCGGCCTCCATGCAACCGCTGGTGGTGCAGGCCCTGCTGACGACCTTTCAGCGGTCCTTGAACGAAGAGCTGCGGGAGTGGCTCACGGGCCCGTGA
- a CDS encoding SDR family NAD(P)-dependent oxidoreductase, with the protein METRTALVTGAAQGLGQEFAVALAGRGYRVAGLDLVPQRKTADRILDYVELVADATDETQIRGALERVIDRFGTLHILVNNAGVYPETSFEDITPEEWRRVMRVNLEAPFLMTRAVLPHLKAAGWGRIVNIASAAALTAPPTMVAYTASKAGLIGFTRALASALGPYDITVNAIAPSMVRTETAERTVGAGGGFEHVRAQQAVPRTQEPPDLVSTLLYVIDEGSGFLTGQTLDVAGGSAYP; encoded by the coding sequence ATGGAGACGCGTACCGCACTGGTGACCGGCGCGGCACAGGGCCTCGGACAGGAGTTCGCGGTCGCGCTCGCGGGCCGCGGGTACCGAGTGGCGGGACTCGACCTGGTTCCGCAGCGGAAGACGGCCGACCGCATCCTGGACTACGTGGAGCTGGTCGCCGACGCCACGGACGAGACGCAGATCCGCGGGGCGCTGGAGCGGGTGATCGACCGGTTCGGCACCCTGCACATCCTGGTCAACAACGCCGGCGTCTACCCCGAGACGTCCTTCGAGGACATCACGCCCGAGGAGTGGCGGCGGGTCATGCGCGTCAACCTGGAGGCGCCGTTCCTGATGACCCGCGCGGTACTGCCGCACCTGAAGGCGGCGGGCTGGGGCCGGATCGTGAACATCGCCTCGGCCGCCGCCCTCACGGCCCCGCCCACGATGGTGGCGTACACCGCCTCGAAGGCCGGACTGATCGGTTTCACCCGCGCACTGGCCTCGGCGCTCGGCCCGTACGACATCACCGTCAACGCGATCGCGCCGAGCATGGTCCGCACGGAGACCGCCGAACGCACGGTCGGCGCCGGCGGCGGCTTCGAACACGTCCGCGCGCAGCAGGCCGTGCCCAGGACCCAGGAGCCGCCCGACCTCGTCTCGACCCTCCTGTACGTGATCGACGAGGGCAGCGGTTTCCTGACCGGCCAGACACTCGACGTGGCAGGCGGCTCGGCCTACCCGTGA
- a CDS encoding ABC transporter permease: MTGTDPAVDGAGRAREPGGAGGGRRSGPPRGRWRAGRLSPGRLPDELGVLLTTAHNSVYISLMACGMVFALAMREVDLSVGGGYAMCLVVGALLFRGVGLALADGKQITDLPLDDSFFTLAGGDAGGVPFALWVLPAVAGGLTVVLTRTRFGARARAVGSNPDAAAFSGIPVVRTRVEADAQDVLRGRFGVHEGGQERQFGGTGVAEAAVHALAAQDVEQGGGGAAAHRVLLVGTGTGRRSASGSRPHGGKSGVPLSGTPAGAVGGRVRLRRRRSRTARGQRSLNRSPRSAFSTSRAGGANRSP; this comes from the coding sequence ATGACCGGGACCGACCCTGCCGTGGACGGCGCCGGGCGCGCCCGCGAACCGGGCGGAGCCGGGGGCGGGCGACGGTCCGGGCCGCCACGGGGCCGGTGGCGGGCGGGCCGCCTCTCCCCCGGACGGCTCCCCGACGAGCTCGGCGTCCTGCTCACCACCGCGCACAACTCCGTCTACATCTCGCTCATGGCGTGCGGCATGGTCTTCGCGCTGGCCATGCGCGAAGTCGACCTGTCGGTCGGCGGCGGTTACGCGATGTGCCTGGTCGTCGGCGCGCTGCTGTTCCGGGGTGTCGGGCTGGCGCTCGCCGACGGGAAGCAGATCACCGACCTGCCGCTGGACGACTCGTTCTTCACCCTCGCCGGCGGCGACGCGGGCGGGGTGCCGTTCGCGCTGTGGGTGCTGCCGGCGGTCGCGGGCGGCCTCACGGTGGTGCTCACCCGGACCCGTTTCGGGGCGCGGGCGCGGGCGGTCGGGTCCAATCCGGACGCCGCCGCGTTCAGCGGCATCCCTGTCGTCCGTACCCGCGTCGAGGCCGACGCCCAGGACGTACTCAGGGGCCGCTTCGGCGTCCACGAGGGCGGCCAGGAACGGCAGTTCGGTGGTACCGGGGTTGCCGAAGCCGCGGTCCACGCCCTCGCCGCGCAGGATGTCGAGCAGGGCGGAGGCGGGGCGGCGGCCCATCGTGTGCTCCTCGTGGGGACGGGGACCGGACGCCGGTCAGCGTCCGGGAGCCGTCCCCACGGGGGCAAGTCCGGCGTACCACTGAGCGGTACACCTGCCGGTGCGGTGGGGGGGCGTGTTCGGCTGCGGCGCCGCCGCAGCCGAACGGCGCGAGGTCAGCGGTCGCTGAACCGCTCGCCCCGCTCCGCCTTCTCCACGAGCAGGGCGGGCGGCGCGAACCGCTCCCCGTAG